One genomic window of Solea solea chromosome 12, fSolSol10.1, whole genome shotgun sequence includes the following:
- the snx1a gene encoding sorting nexin-1a isoform X1 has translation MASSSERSPPPFPDSEDQDVLDSEEVGGRESDEDDGEDLFMSTSEQPLTEMDTTLPSATQPSDVLMSRPLDIMSDPLIEPFSSPVENKSAGEVVSEPSDDFVDLTNNVTEPTADGVTTEANDSAVISSDDFFDILGSETEALREEVVVVDDNAEAAAAAAGKSEVTGSVTDPPGTGKQEVKETSTAAVVNISGDSSASDTQQPSGIDKIVDPLVDLLSDAPPSADAKKPSRAAMDLFEDEGSDLFAEPRQTKSAKHPQKSLFGEPDEDLFGEPLGAATKKSINKEHKDKSVTIKAAAVNNAGPLQEPADLFSEEAVTTAPTKSNTSNVQSKTNGVHSEEEADIFAAEATVELSLDSPRSERKKKKKEEEEEADKPSASAPSLSVAASLAKTQPAALEELEEEDEEEQEDKFDIFVSVKDPEKIGDGMNAYMAYKVSTQTSLAMFRNKTFTVRRRFSDFLGLYEKLCEKHGPNGFIVPPPPEKNLLGMTKMKVGKEDSSSTDFVERRRGALERYLQRIVNHPSLLQDPDVREFLEREELPRAVSTHALSGAGFLKMINKATDAVSKMTIKMNESDVWFEEKLQEVESADQQFRKLHALVESLVVHRKELSVNTASFAKSTAMLGSAEDNTALSRALSQLAELEDKMEQLHQDQATNDTFSFAELIADYIRLLGSVRASFDHRMKAWQRWQDAQTMLQKKRETEAKLLWANKPDKLQLAKEEIAEWEAKVTQYERDFERVSTTVRKEVLRFEKEKARNFKIRIITYLESQLQSQQQLIKYWEAFLPEAKAIA, from the exons ATGGCGTCCAGCTCGGAGCGCAGTCCTCCTCCGTTCCCCGACTCCGAGGACCAAGATGTGCTGGACTCAGAAGAAGTTGGAGGCCGAGAAAGTGATGAGGACGACGGGGAGGACCTCTTCATGAGCACG AGCGAACAGCCACTGACTGAAATGGACACTACCCTGCCATCGGCCACTCAGCCCAGCGACGTTTTAATGAGTCGCCCCCTTGACATCATGAGCGATCCGTTAATTGAGCCGTTCAGCAGCCCAGTGGAAAACAAATCAGCTGGTGAAGTTGTCAGTGAACCCTCGGATGATTTTGTTGACCTGACAAACAACGTAACCGAACCCACCGCAGACGGAGTTACAACTGAAGCAAACGATTCAGCTGTAATCTCCTCTGATGATTTCTTTGACATACTGGGAAGTGAAACTGAGGCACTGCGGGAGGAAGTGGTGGTAGTGGATGACAatgctgaagcagcagcagcagcagcgggtaAAAGTGAAGTGACAGGAAGTGTCACAGATCCACCTGGCACtggaaaacaggaagtaaaagaaACGTCCACTGCTGCAGTTGTCAACATCAGTGGTGATTCATCAGCCAGTGACACACAGCAGCCATCTGGCATTGATAAAATTGTTGACCCTCTGGTTGACCTCCTTAGTGATGCTCCTCCCTCTGCTGATGCCAAAAAACCCAGCAGGGCAGCAATGGATTTGTTTGAGGACGAGGGGAGCGACTTGTTTGCAGAACCACGGCAGACCAAATCCGCCAAGCACCCTCAGAAAAGCCTCTTTGGTGAACCGGACGAGGATCTGTTCGGTGAGCCGCTGGGTGCCGCGACGAAGAAGAGCATCAATAAAGAACACAAGGACAAATCTGTCACaatcaaagctgctgctgtcaaCAATGCAGGGCCACTGCAAGAACCTGCTGACCTCTTCAGTGAAGAAGCTGTCACCACAGCACCCACCAAGAGCAACACCAGCAATGTCCAATCTAAGACCAACGGAGTCCACTCTGAAGAGGAGGCAGACATCTTTGCTG CAGAAGCCACAGTGGAGCTTTCACTTGACAGTCCGCGGAgcgagaggaagaagaagaagaaggaggaggaggaggaggcggacaAACCGTCTGCCTCTGCACCCTCACTATCTGTCGCTGCCAGCCTGGCCAAGACACAGCCTGCTGCCCTTGAGGAG CtggaagaagaggatgaagaggaacaggaagacaaatttgacatttttgtctctgtcaaaGACCCTGAAAAAATAG GTGACGGGATGAATGCTTACATGGCCTACAAAGTATCCACACAG ACCTCGCTCGCCATGTTCCGcaacaaaacatttacagtgagACGGCGCTTCAGCGACTTCCTCGGCCTCTATGAGAAACTGTGTGAAAAACATGGACCAAATGGATTCATCGTGCCTCCACCACCAGAGAAAAACCTCCTGG GTATGACGAAGATGAAGGTAGGAAAAGAAGATTCCTCGTCCACAGACTTTGTTGAGAGACGACGAGGCGCCCTGGAGAG GTATCTCCAGAGGATAGTCAATCATCCTTCACTTCTCCAAGATCCAGATGTCAGAGAGTTTTTGGAGAGAGAAGAA CTGCCCAGAGCAGTGAGCACTCATGCTCTGAGCGGTGCTGGCTTCCTTAAAATGATTAACAAAGCAACAGATGCTGTCAGTAAAATGACCATCAAGATGAATGAGTCAGATGTG tgGTTTGAGGAGAAACTGCAGGAGGTGGAGTCTGCTGACCAACAGTTCAGGAAGCTGCACGCTCTGGTGGAATCCCTGGTCGTCCACAGGAAAG AACTGTCTGTGAACACGGCCAGTTTCGCCAAGAGTACGGCTATGCTGGGCAGCGCCGAGGACAACACCGCTCTGTCCCGAGCTCTGTCCCAGCTGGCAGAGCTGGAGGACAAAATGGAGCAGTTACACCAGGATCAGGCTACAAATGACACCTTCAGCTTTGCCGAGCTCATTGCAGACTACATCCGCCTGCTCGGATCCGTGAGG GCCTCGTTTGATCACCGCATGAAGGCGTGGCAGCGTTGGCAGGACGCTCAGACCATGctgcagaagaagagggagacCGAGGCCAAACTTCTGTGGGCGAACAAGCCGGACAAGCTGCAGCTGGCTAAAGAGGAGATCGCTGAG TGGGAGGCCAAAGTGACACAGTATGAGCGGGACTTTGAAAGAGTTTCCACCACTGTGCGCAAGGAAGTCCTTCGCTTTGAG AAAGAGAAGGCCAGGAATTTCAAAATACGAATAATCACATACTTGGAGTCTCAACTTCAGTCTCAACAACAG ctGATAAAATACTGGGAGGCTTTCCTGCCAGAAGCAAAAGCGATCGCCTAA
- the snx1a gene encoding sorting nexin-1a isoform X2: protein MASSSERSPPPFPDSEDQDVLDSEEVGGRESDEDDGEDLFMSTSEQPLTEMDTTLPSATQPSDVLMSRPLDIMSDPLIEPFSSPVENKSAGEVVSEPSDDFVDLTNNVTEPTADGVTTEANDSAVISSDDFFDILGSETEALREEVVVVDDNAEAAAAAAGKSEVTGSVTDPPGTGKQEVKETSTAAVVNISGDSSASDTQQPSGIDKIVDPLVDLLSDAPPSADAKKPSRAAMDLFEDEGSDLFAEPRQTKSAKHPQKSLFGEPDEDLFGEPLGAATKKSINKEHKDKSVTIKAAAVNNAGPLQEPADLFSEEAVTTAPTKSNTSNVQSKTNGVHSEEEADIFAEATVELSLDSPRSERKKKKKEEEEEADKPSASAPSLSVAASLAKTQPAALEELEEEDEEEQEDKFDIFVSVKDPEKIGDGMNAYMAYKVSTQTSLAMFRNKTFTVRRRFSDFLGLYEKLCEKHGPNGFIVPPPPEKNLLGMTKMKVGKEDSSSTDFVERRRGALERYLQRIVNHPSLLQDPDVREFLEREELPRAVSTHALSGAGFLKMINKATDAVSKMTIKMNESDVWFEEKLQEVESADQQFRKLHALVESLVVHRKELSVNTASFAKSTAMLGSAEDNTALSRALSQLAELEDKMEQLHQDQATNDTFSFAELIADYIRLLGSVRASFDHRMKAWQRWQDAQTMLQKKRETEAKLLWANKPDKLQLAKEEIAEWEAKVTQYERDFERVSTTVRKEVLRFEKEKARNFKIRIITYLESQLQSQQQLIKYWEAFLPEAKAIA from the exons ATGGCGTCCAGCTCGGAGCGCAGTCCTCCTCCGTTCCCCGACTCCGAGGACCAAGATGTGCTGGACTCAGAAGAAGTTGGAGGCCGAGAAAGTGATGAGGACGACGGGGAGGACCTCTTCATGAGCACG AGCGAACAGCCACTGACTGAAATGGACACTACCCTGCCATCGGCCACTCAGCCCAGCGACGTTTTAATGAGTCGCCCCCTTGACATCATGAGCGATCCGTTAATTGAGCCGTTCAGCAGCCCAGTGGAAAACAAATCAGCTGGTGAAGTTGTCAGTGAACCCTCGGATGATTTTGTTGACCTGACAAACAACGTAACCGAACCCACCGCAGACGGAGTTACAACTGAAGCAAACGATTCAGCTGTAATCTCCTCTGATGATTTCTTTGACATACTGGGAAGTGAAACTGAGGCACTGCGGGAGGAAGTGGTGGTAGTGGATGACAatgctgaagcagcagcagcagcagcgggtaAAAGTGAAGTGACAGGAAGTGTCACAGATCCACCTGGCACtggaaaacaggaagtaaaagaaACGTCCACTGCTGCAGTTGTCAACATCAGTGGTGATTCATCAGCCAGTGACACACAGCAGCCATCTGGCATTGATAAAATTGTTGACCCTCTGGTTGACCTCCTTAGTGATGCTCCTCCCTCTGCTGATGCCAAAAAACCCAGCAGGGCAGCAATGGATTTGTTTGAGGACGAGGGGAGCGACTTGTTTGCAGAACCACGGCAGACCAAATCCGCCAAGCACCCTCAGAAAAGCCTCTTTGGTGAACCGGACGAGGATCTGTTCGGTGAGCCGCTGGGTGCCGCGACGAAGAAGAGCATCAATAAAGAACACAAGGACAAATCTGTCACaatcaaagctgctgctgtcaaCAATGCAGGGCCACTGCAAGAACCTGCTGACCTCTTCAGTGAAGAAGCTGTCACCACAGCACCCACCAAGAGCAACACCAGCAATGTCCAATCTAAGACCAACGGAGTCCACTCTGAAGAGGAGGCAGACATCTTTGCTG AAGCCACAGTGGAGCTTTCACTTGACAGTCCGCGGAgcgagaggaagaagaagaagaaggaggaggaggaggaggcggacaAACCGTCTGCCTCTGCACCCTCACTATCTGTCGCTGCCAGCCTGGCCAAGACACAGCCTGCTGCCCTTGAGGAG CtggaagaagaggatgaagaggaacaggaagacaaatttgacatttttgtctctgtcaaaGACCCTGAAAAAATAG GTGACGGGATGAATGCTTACATGGCCTACAAAGTATCCACACAG ACCTCGCTCGCCATGTTCCGcaacaaaacatttacagtgagACGGCGCTTCAGCGACTTCCTCGGCCTCTATGAGAAACTGTGTGAAAAACATGGACCAAATGGATTCATCGTGCCTCCACCACCAGAGAAAAACCTCCTGG GTATGACGAAGATGAAGGTAGGAAAAGAAGATTCCTCGTCCACAGACTTTGTTGAGAGACGACGAGGCGCCCTGGAGAG GTATCTCCAGAGGATAGTCAATCATCCTTCACTTCTCCAAGATCCAGATGTCAGAGAGTTTTTGGAGAGAGAAGAA CTGCCCAGAGCAGTGAGCACTCATGCTCTGAGCGGTGCTGGCTTCCTTAAAATGATTAACAAAGCAACAGATGCTGTCAGTAAAATGACCATCAAGATGAATGAGTCAGATGTG tgGTTTGAGGAGAAACTGCAGGAGGTGGAGTCTGCTGACCAACAGTTCAGGAAGCTGCACGCTCTGGTGGAATCCCTGGTCGTCCACAGGAAAG AACTGTCTGTGAACACGGCCAGTTTCGCCAAGAGTACGGCTATGCTGGGCAGCGCCGAGGACAACACCGCTCTGTCCCGAGCTCTGTCCCAGCTGGCAGAGCTGGAGGACAAAATGGAGCAGTTACACCAGGATCAGGCTACAAATGACACCTTCAGCTTTGCCGAGCTCATTGCAGACTACATCCGCCTGCTCGGATCCGTGAGG GCCTCGTTTGATCACCGCATGAAGGCGTGGCAGCGTTGGCAGGACGCTCAGACCATGctgcagaagaagagggagacCGAGGCCAAACTTCTGTGGGCGAACAAGCCGGACAAGCTGCAGCTGGCTAAAGAGGAGATCGCTGAG TGGGAGGCCAAAGTGACACAGTATGAGCGGGACTTTGAAAGAGTTTCCACCACTGTGCGCAAGGAAGTCCTTCGCTTTGAG AAAGAGAAGGCCAGGAATTTCAAAATACGAATAATCACATACTTGGAGTCTCAACTTCAGTCTCAACAACAG ctGATAAAATACTGGGAGGCTTTCCTGCCAGAAGCAAAAGCGATCGCCTAA